Part of the Desulfonatronovibrio magnus genome is shown below.
TTAAGAACGTCAATGGACTCGGAAGCCTGTATAAAAGTTTTGCAGACATTGTCCAGCTTGTAGGCATGGGTACTCAAAATAATTCGCTCCGCATCAGTCATACCGCAGCGCATCTGCAGGATTCAGGTTTGATGCTTTGCGGGCCGGGTATATGGTAGCCAGAAAGCACAAAAACAAAGCCGCCACCGCAATGGTTACCAGATCTAAGGTCTGATGCAGCACTGGAAGATGGTCAAGGTAATAGACATCTGCAGGCAAACGAATAAACTGATATTCCTTCAATAAATAACTTATGCCCAAACCAAAGAAGAAACCTGATGCAGTGCCTACAATGCCGATCATCATACCCAGTATGGTAAATATCCTGCGGATAACAGATCTTGTTGCCCCCATGGACATAAGCACAGCAATATCCCGGGTTTTTTCCATGACCAGCATGACCAGTGCGGTTACTATGCTGAATGATCCAACCAGAACAATCATTACCAGGATTATGCCCATGGCTATTTTTTCAAGCTTCAGAGCCGCAAAGAGGTTCTGATTCATCTCCATCCAGTTGCGGACGTAGAAAGGATAACCACCAAGATAGTCTTCAATTCTCTGAGCAACTTCATGAGCCCGGTCCACATTGTGGACACGAATTTCCAGCCCCGTAACTCTGTCCTGACGCGCTCCGAGTATTTCCTGGGCTGCGCTGATGGAGGTATAGGCAAACGAGCTGTCATATTCATACATTCCGGTTCTGAATATTCCTCGCACCTGAAAAATACTCACCTGTGGTGTGAATCCTGCGGCTGAACCTGTACCTGAAGGAGAAAGCAGATTGACCTGATCTCCGGTAGCAACCCCGAGTCCTGAAGCAAGCTCATGCCCGATTATTATTCCTTGAAAGTCCTCATTATCCTGGAGCCGGTCAATACTGCCCACAACCATCTCTCGATCCAGTCCAAGTACATCAGATGCGCTTTCAGGGTCAATACCCCTGAGCACAACTCCCTTTACTCCCCCCGGTGCACTGAGCATGACTTCCGTATAAATAAAAGGGGCTGCCCCTCTAACCCCTTGAATGCCGGAAATTTCCCTGGCCAGCTCTGCATACTCAGAAATCCCGCCTGTATAGTGACCTGCAATAACATGGGCGTTAATTCCAAGGATTTTGTCGCGTAAGTTCTGGCTGAAGCCATTCATCACGCCAAGGACGATAATCAAAGATGCGACACCCAGCGCAACTCCCAGGATGGAAATCAGGGATATGACCGAAATAAAGGCCTGTTTTCTTTTGGCCCTCAGGTATCTCAGGGCGATAAACAGCTCAAAACTCATCAGGAACCTGTTACCTCAGGGCGCAGCAGAGGAAAAAGAATAACTTCTCGAATGGATGATGAATCAGTAAAAAGCATGACCAGACGGTCAATACCGATACCCTGCCCACCTGCCGGGGGCATGGCGTACTCCAGAGCTCTGACGTAATCCTCGTCCATAAAGTGCGCCTCATCATCTCCTGCTTCTTTTTCCCTCACCTGTTCTTCAAATCTTTCTTTCTGATCAACAGGATCATTGAGTTCTGAAAAAGCATTGGCAATCTCCCGGCCGGTAATAAAAAGCTCAAACCTGTCGGTTACCGTTGGATCATCTTCATTTTTACGCGACAAGGGCGAGATATCAGTTGGGTAATGATAGATAAAATGAGGCTGCACTAATTTTGGCTCTACCAGGATATCAAACAGCTTGGCCTGGATTTTACCCAGTTTCTCTCCGGTCTGGACATTTTCCCCGAGCTTTTTAACCAGAGCTCCTGCCTTTTCCTTGTCCTTATAGATTTCACTGCTTAAGCCGCCAATGGTTTCCAGAGATTCGTAAAAGGACATCTTGGTCCAGGGCGGGGTAAGATCAATCTGATTGTTCTGGTAGGTAATGATCGTAGTGTTAAACATGCTTTGCGCCAGGGTGGAAAACATCTCCTCAGTAAGAACCATCAGGTCCTTGAAGTCGGAATAAGCCCAGTAAAACTCCAGCATGGTAAATTCAGGGTTGTGCTGGGTGGAGATGCCTTCATTGCGGAAGTTGCGGTTGATCTCATAAACTTTTTCAAAACCTCCCACCAGCAGCCTTTTCAGGTAAAGCTCAGGGGCTACTCTAAGATAGAGACGCATGTCTAAGGCGTTATGATGAGTCTTGAAAGGCTTGGCAGTAGCTCCACCTGGTATGGCCTGCATCATGGGGGTTTCAACCTCCATAAAACCTTTGGAGTCCAGAAAATTTCTGATGTGGCGGATTATCCTGGTCCGGACAGTGAATATCCTTCTGGCCCCGGGATTGACCAGCAGATCAACATATCTTTGCCTGTACCTGGTTTCCACATCTTTCAGTCCATGATACTTTTCCGGCAGAGGGCGAAAGGATTTGGACAATAGCTGGAGATATTCTGCCTTGATGGTCAGTTCCCCGGTTTTGGTTCTGAAAAGTCCGCCCCTGACCCCGGCTATATCACCAATATCAAATTTCTTAAACAGTTGATACTGCTCCCTGCCCAGCACATCGCGCTGAACAAAAACCTGAATTCTTTCTGTATGGTCCTGAATATGAATGAAGGTGACCTTTCCAAAAGATCGCAAAGCCATGATACGCCCGGCCACACTGAAATTTTCTGAACATTCTTCAAGTTCTTCTGCGCTGCGCTGCCCAAAATTTTCTATTATGAGCTCTATATCAGTATCCTTGCGAAAATCATTAGGAAAAAGAGGAACCTGGTTCTCTGTAAGAAATTCGGCCTTTTGCCGTCTATGCTGAATAACCTGACTTTCGCTTGGCTCGTTTTGTTTCTGTTTGTTCAACTTGGGGTTCCTTAATATTGTCTGATATTCTTAGTAATTTAACACTTCAATCCTATACAAGAGCATAAATGTCTAAGCTCCAAATTCTTCACCCTTCAGCCCTAAGCCTTCAGCCTGACAAATCCAGGTATACCCTTAGCTGGACGACACTTGTTTCAGTTGGGTTGTGGGCAAAGGCCGCATTAAAATTTGTCTCTGCAGCAATTTCCAACTGCAGTTAAAAACCAGCCTGACATTCAGGTAAACATACTCAACTATTAAATTTTGTTAAGAACGTCAAGAATAGGACACAGTTAGAAAAGCCATATGTAGCCATATTTGACTTTCGTATGTCGGAGCATATTCAGGATTTCTAAAGCCATGGCAGACGCAGTATAAAGCATGATGTCCGGGCATGTTCTGATGTATTGAGCAATCATTAAGGCAATATTGCTATCTGTCTGAAAAATATGGACTGAGCAAGAGTTCATCATCCCTTCCATAAGTAAAATTTTATATAATTTAGAATAAGCTCTTGACAATATTTCGTTATCTGATAGAAATGTACAATGATTGTCATTCGATGGAATTGATTGTTCGTAACAGTTTACTCTTTTTTAAGGAAAGCAGGGGGCAGATACTCATAGCCACGCTTGACCATCAACCGATGTTTCAAGATTGTCATTCTTGAGACAAGCTAGTCCCTGAGGTATCTGCTCTCATCCACATGCACAATTTTAAGCTGTTACGATTGTTCATTATTTTCAGGCTTCAAAAAAAGGCTCGTCCATGCGCTGGCCTGAGCACATTCACAAGTCTTTTTTGCTGCTGATTTTTACTAAAACCCGAGCAAGCACAGGTTGATTTATGGAAAAAATCCAATTGAAGAATGTATGTAAAATATTTGGGGATCATCCCAAGAAAGCTCTAAGCATGCTGGAACAAGGCAAGAACAAGGATGAGATACAGGCCAAAACCGGATGCGTGGTTGGCGTCAACAAAGCCTCCTTTCATGTTGAAGAGGGAGAAATTGTTGTTGTTATGGGCTTGTCAGGCAGTGGAAAGTCTACTCTTGTCAGGTGTATCAACAGACTCTTTGAGCCCACTGCAGGTGAAGTTATTGTGGATGGACAGGATGTGAGGAAGCTGAACAAGGAACAGTTGCGCCAGTTCAGAAGAGAAAAATTCGGTATGGTTTTTCAGAACTTTGCTCTGTTTCCTCACAGAACTGTTATTCATAATGTGGAATTTGGTCTTGAAATTCAAGGCGCTGACCAAACCGTCAGGCGCAAAAAGTCAGAAAAGTCTCTTGAGCTCGTAGGTCTTGGAGGCTGGGGAGAAAAATATCCTTCTGAATTATCTGGAGGGATGCAGCAAAGAGTTGGACTCGCTCGTGCCCTGGCCCTTGATCCCGACATTTTGCTAATGGATGAGGCTTTCAGCGCACTCGACCCTTTGATCAGGCGTGACATGCAGGACGAACTTATATCCCTGCAGCAGACTATGCGCAAAACCATAGTATTTATCAGCCATGATCTTGATGAAGCTCTCAAACTGGGTGATCGCATCGTTCTCATGAAGGACGGCGCGGTTGTCCAGATAGGCACACCTGAAGACATCCTTACCAAACCTTCCAATGACTATGTAGCCAAGTTTGTGGAAGAAGTGGATATCACCAAGGTCTTAACTGCTGAATCTATAATGAAAAAGTCTCAGGATGTAGCCTATATAGGAACTGACGGGCCGAGAGCTGCAATGCGCAAAATGAAAAACAATGCCATAGCATCTCTTTTTGTTCTTGATAAGAGCAATATAATTAAAGGCATTGTCTTTGCCGATGAGGTCGCCAAACTTATCGAAAAGGGCGAGAAAAGCCTGGAACCAGTCATTAATAAAGATATTCAGACAGTTACCCCCGAAACTCCTGCTTCAGACCTTTTTGCTGTCATGCAGGGGATTTCATATCCTGTTGCTGTTGTCGATGAAAATAACAAGCTCAAAGGCATCATTGTCAAAGGCCTGCTTATGGCGGCCATAGCTGAGCGGGGAGGAGATATATGAGTTTTCAACTTCCAAGAATCCCTTTGGGAGATATGATAGAATCCGTACTGGATTTTCTGGTAAACAATCTGGCATTTGCCACCAAGGCATTTTCAGCTGTAGCGGATCAGGGCATCAGGGTTATGGAAACCGCTATGATGGCTGTTCATCCTATTCTTATGATCATTATCATAACTGCTCTGGTATTTTACCTCACCAGACAAAGAGGGGTAACAGTTTTTACCTTTCTCGGGCTCGGGCTCATCTGGAACCTGGGTTTGTGGTCAGCTACAGTAAGTACAATATCTCTGGTTCTCGTGGCAACACTCATAGCAATATCCATTGGCATACCCATTGGCATATTCTGTGCGCTAAATAATAATGCCTTTAGAGTTGTTCGCCCCATACTGGATTTTATGCAGACCCTTCCAGCCTTTGTCTATCTTATTCCGGCTATTCCCTTTTTCGGGCTGGGCCGGGTTGCAGCAATATTTGCCACAGTTATTTTTTCCATGCCCCCAGCCATAAGATTTACAACTCTGGGTATAAAACAGGTCCCCAAAGAACTTGTGGAGTGCGCTGATGCTTTTGGTGCTGACCGGTGGCAGAAACTTTTTAAAATTCAGCTCCCTCTTGCCAAAACTACGATTATGGGTGGAGTGAACCAGACCATTATGCTGGCGCTGTCCATGGTTGTTATTGCGGCCATGATCGGGGCCCGTGGTTTGGGAGGTGAAGTCTGGAGGGCTATCCAGCGCCTTCAGCCTGGAGCCGGCTTTGAAGCAGGCATAGGCATTGTTATTGTGGCCATTATCCTGGATAGAGTTTTGCAGAAACTTGCCAAACAGTAACTATTCACAACAATTAACCGTGTATACTTTGGCATATGTACTGAAGTGCCCAAAGAGTTACACAAATGTAAATCTATTAACCTAACCAAAATAACCAAGGAGGCTTTTTATGTTTAAGAAAGGATTACTTTTATTTTCAATGCTGGCACTAATTTTATGCTTTAGCCCCGCCAAAGCTGAAGCCAAAGGCACTGTTACCATGACATATGTTGAATGGGACTGCGCTGTTGCCAGTACTTACCTGGCACAGGCAATTCTGCAGGAAAAACTGGGTTACAATGTAGAAGTTCTGCCTGTAGGCGCTGCTGCCATGTGGCAGGCACTTGCAACTGGTGATGCTGATGCCATGGTTACTGCCTGGCTGCCTGTAACTCACGCAACTTACTATGAACAGCTTGAGGGTCAGGTGGAAAACTTAGGTCCATTAGCACATGGTGCTAAAATTGGCCTTGTTGTACCTGAATACGTAACCATTTCAAGTATCCAGGAAATGAACGATCACGCTGATAAGTTTAACAATCGTATTGTAGGCATTGATCCAGGTGCTGGAATCATGGGTCTGACTGAGGAAGTAATTGTTAATTATGGTTTGACTAATTTTGAATTAGTAGAAGGAAGCGGGGCAACCATGGCTGCAGCCCTTCAGGATGCCGTTAACAACAATCAGTGGGTTGCTGTAACCGGATGGTCCCCGCACTGGAAGTTTGGCCGCTGGGACCTCAAGTACCTTGAAGATCCTCAGGGAGTTTACGGAGAAGAAGAGCATATAGCTACAGTCGTTCGCACAGGCCTTGAACAGGATATGCCTGAGGTTTACAGTTTCTTGGATAACTTTTACTGGACTCAGGGACAAATGGCTGAAGTAATGGTTATGAATCAGGAAAGAGGTGCTGACCCTTATGAAAGTGCCAAAAAATTCATGAATGATAATCCTGATCTGGTTAATGAATGGCTTGGAAGATAAAAATTATAAATTAAACAAAAAAGTATTGACTTGTCATTTAAGGTGACATAAGTACTCTTCTCTTGCAGGGGCAAATATGTCTTTCTGCAAGGGATTAACCAATGTTCCCCGGTAGCTCAATCGGCAGAGCGGGTGGCTGTTAACCACTAGGTTGGCGGTTCAAGTCCGTCCCGGGGAGCCAGTACATAATTCAGCTATTCAGGCTGAAAAAAATACTCAAAAAGAAAGGCCCGGACATTTGTCCGGGCCTTTCTTTTTGAAAAACTTAAATAGTACCTCGCGGGGACCGTCCCAATTTTCAGAAAAATGACAGAGTCTTAAAGTTACTCACAAGTTCGGTCTAGGTCTGTCTGGGTGAGGCACTTCTAAGTAACTAAAACCAAATTAGCAATAAATTCAGAGCATTATGATTTTACCATACAGATTGCTTCGGTCGCTTAGGCTCACTTGTGGGTGACAGGTTTTCAGAAACCACTTCCCTGACATCTCAGGTGTCATTGCGAGCGAGTCTTCGAGCGCGGCAATCCTTGTTGCGAGCGAAGCGAAGCAATCTCGTGCTAAGGCTGATTTTTAGTTACCCACAAGTTCAGTCCCTGGCCGCCCGGGTGAGGCACGTTTAACTCTTAAGCCTCAAGCTGCTTGTTAAACAATATCACCCTTCATTATTTGGCGCTTGCTTGAGGTAATGGGTTTCATAGTTTTCATAGATTCTATTTTCTATGAAGAAGTCCACAATATCAGAGTCAAGGTGACGGTCTTTTTTCATAAATTCCAGAATTTGCAGGGCTTTGGTAAGAGGTATGGGTTTCTTGTATGGTCTGTCCCTGGCGGTTAGAGCTTCAAACACATCAGCTACAGCAACTATTTTGGCCTGAAATAAAATTTCATCATCCTTAAGCCCCAGAGGATATCCTGAGCCGTCTATTCGTTCGTGGTGCATGGAAGCAATGTCTGCAACTCTGGAAAGTTTTTTCGGGAATGGAAGCTGTTCCAATATTTTTCTGGTGATTAGTGCATGGTTCTCAATGGCCTGTCTTTCTACAGGGCTGAGGTTGCCTTTGCGAATGGATAGAAGATCAAGCTCATCGGGTGTAATATATGGAAATTGCTGTCCGTTGCAGGTATAGCTTTTGGAGGCAATTTTCTGGAGCTTGTGGATTTCATCGTCAGTAATGAATCTTCCAGTACTGTTACACTCAAGAACAAACTGCATTTCTTCCATAAGAAGCTGCTTTTTCTTTTCAAGCTCTGAACTGTCTAATTTGCTCTCATCTTTGGTTATATTCTGCCTTAAAAATTCATTCTCCATGCACAAGGCAATATATGAAAATCTTGATTTTATCAGCTCACCCTTATCCCAGATACTTTCAAGCTTGAACCTTTTGTCCAGAATATATTCCGGGGTGGCAATCTTGCCCACATCATGCAGCCATGAAGCAACTCGTAGCTCATCAAGCTCATCGCCTGAAAAGGTAATCTTTGCCAGGGGGCCTTCCTGGGTCTCGTTAATTGCTCTGGCAATGGTCAGGGCCAGTTCAACAACCCGGTCAACATGCCTGCCTGTGTGATAGGACTTACCATCTATAGCGCAGGCAATGCTTTTAATAAATGCGTCAAAAAGGTTTTCAAGCTCCTGAATAAGCTGAGTTTTGGTCAGCACCACAGCAGCCTGAGATGCCAAAGCTCCTACTATTTCTTCGGCATCATTTGTAAAAGGCACTATTGCACCTGTCTCCGGATCAATAGCGTTAATCAGCTGCAATACTCCAATAATCTTGTCTTCGTGATTTTGCATGGGAATGACCAGCATGGACTTTGACCTGTAGCCTGACTTCTGATCATAAGCTCTGGTTCCACTGAAATCAAAACCCTCAGCCTGGTAAACATCAGGGATATTCACCTTTTCACCCTTAAGTGCCACATATGAAGAAACATTTTTTGTATTGGGCTGCTGGTTATCATGATACAAGGGAACAGGGGCAAACTTGTCCATGGAAAACTTATCAGCTCTAAGTGAAATATTCATGGCCTGATTTTGCACAATTTCAAAAGTCAGCACCTTTTTCTCCCAGTCAGCAAGGTAAAGACTTCCACCGTCTGCACCGGTTAGATCTCTTGAAGATTTGAGAATTCTCTCCAGAATATCGCTGATATTTTTTTCCTTTGATAATGACAGACCAATGGTGGTCAATTTTTTAAAAAATGAAACCTGATCAGATAGCAGGCTTTTAAGTTCATTACCGTAATATTGTAAATCCCTCCCAAGATCTTCCGGGGCACTACCTTGTGATTCCAAACTCAAAGCAATCCGGTTCAGGTTATCGATAATCCCGCTAATTCGCGCCTTCTGCATTTATATCTCCTCTACTGGTAATATGGAGGGTGTTCATTAATGGAGCATTATCTTTCCTGGAGAACCCCGCTCATGGTTCCCATTAATGGGTCCAGAATATACTGTAGTACAGTCCTGGAACCGGTATGAATGGCAACTTGCATGATCATCCCGGGATAGAGGCGGTATTCCATGTCTTTATGCGCAAACCGGTCTTTTTCAGTCTGTATGCGTACAGCATAAAAGGCCCGCCCCTCAGGAGTCACAGTGGTGTCGGGAGCAACATGAACCACCTTGCCATTCAGCTTGCCAAACATGATGCTCTCCCTTGAAGCTAAGCGAACAGTAGCTTCCTGTCCTTCATGCACATACCCGATATCGCCTACTGGAAGCATGGCTTCAACAACAAGTTTGTCTCCAGCCGGCACAATCTCAGCTACATCCATACCGGAACGAATAACTCCCCCAACAGTTGTGACGTGCAGGGTCTTGATTACCCCTTCAACAGGTGAACGCAGCACAGTTCTGTCTAAGCTGTCCGCATGCCTGCGCTGCCTTTGCATGATTTCCTCCAGGTCCTGCCTGGTTTTTTTCAGCTGGTCTTCAATATCTTTATGATGAGCTGTCCGGATTTTCTGAAGATTGGCCCTGGCTTCACTCAAAGCCGCCCTGGCAGCTTCAAGCAGTGCGCCATCTTCCTCAATCCTGCTTTTCAAGGCCGATTCCTCGCGAAGATATGCAAGATGCTTATACCTTGTAGTCAGCTGCTCATCAAGAAGTTCCTGGCTCAAAGCTATTTGTTCCTGCAGCAGTGTGAGATTGTGGCGGGCATTTTCCCTGCGAGTAACAATTTCTCTGACCTGATGTTCTCTCTGGCGAATTAATTCACTCTGACTAACAGCATTACTGTGAAATGCATCTTTGACAGCCATGAAATGAGACATGGAACGTTCAACCAGATCAGGATGATCTAAGAGCAAATCTTCAGGGTAGGCAGGAGTATCAAAGCCTTGTCTCAATGCTTCAAGCCTGTTCAAATCTAAGCGCAAAGCTGTAATCCTGGACTGAACCTCTTCAAAAAAAGCATCGCTGACAATCTGTTCAAGAATAATAAGTGGCTGTCCCGTGGTGACTACCTGCCCTTCCCTGACCAGTATTTCACGAACTATACCGCCCTCAAGATGCTGGACAGTTCTGACCCTGGTGCTGGGAATCACATGTCCTTCAGCCATACTCACGATATCTAATCTGCCAATGGCACTCCACAGCACAAATGCAACACAGAACAGGCTCAAAGTTAGAAAAAGCAGCTTGGAGCTTCTTCCTGCTCTGGTTTTCCGCTCTAAATTTTCAATAAATGTATTGTCCATTTTACAGCCTTACCTTTCAATCGCACCACCCTCAGCACTTCCAGGCCCTGTTCCTTTGACCAATGTTGGCTCAGGTTTGGTGCCCAGATCTATGATTATCTCTGTGCTCACAAGCAGTCTGGGATCGCTGGTAAAAATTACAAGAGTTTTATTTTGCTGCCTGAACTTTCTGATACAGGAATTAACCATCTTCCATCCCTCAACGTCAAGCCCCTCAGCCGGTTCATCAAGAATTACAAGCTGGCCGCTGGTTGTCATGGCCCTGGCCAGTGCAATCCTGCGTCTTATTCCCAGGGGAAGGGGCCTTCCGGTTTCATCAATTTCCAGCTCAAGACCTTTGGGATGCAGATCCAAAAATCTGCGCAACCCTGTTAGATGCAGTATGTCATTAAATTGGTCATTTTTAAGATCAGGGTTGGCTGCCAGAATATTTTTCTTGATACTGCCTGGAAAAAAACCAGGTTCCTGAGGCAAATAAACGATCTGCTTTCTCCACCATTCAATGGAGACCTGGCTGAGATCAAGACCATCAATCAATACTTGCCCCTTGGATGGTTCCAGCAGTCCAGCCAATGTTTTGGCCACAGTGCTTTTTCCTGAACCATTGAACCCTGTTATTCCTGTAAAACTTCCTGCAGCAACATGCAGGGTCAGACCGGAAAAAACAGGATTTTTGTCTCCAGGGTAATGGAAGCTGACACCTTTGATGCTCAGTCCACCTGAATATTTTTTCAGGGCAGACCCGCTAAGCCGTTCCATAGGCATCTTCAGGAACTGCCCGAGTATCCTTTCCG
Proteins encoded:
- a CDS encoding lipoprotein-releasing ABC transporter permease subunit; the protein is MSFELFIALRYLRAKRKQAFISVISLISILGVALGVASLIIVLGVMNGFSQNLRDKILGINAHVIAGHYTGGISEYAELAREISGIQGVRGAAPFIYTEVMLSAPGGVKGVVLRGIDPESASDVLGLDREMVVGSIDRLQDNEDFQGIIIGHELASGLGVATGDQVNLLSPSGTGSAAGFTPQVSIFQVRGIFRTGMYEYDSSFAYTSISAAQEILGARQDRVTGLEIRVHNVDRAHEVAQRIEDYLGGYPFYVRNWMEMNQNLFAALKLEKIAMGIILVMIVLVGSFSIVTALVMLVMEKTRDIAVLMSMGATRSVIRRIFTILGMMIGIVGTASGFFFGLGISYLLKEYQFIRLPADVYYLDHLPVLHQTLDLVTIAVAALFLCFLATIYPARKASNLNPADALRYD
- the lysS gene encoding lysine--tRNA ligase, which encodes MNKQKQNEPSESQVIQHRRQKAEFLTENQVPLFPNDFRKDTDIELIIENFGQRSAEELEECSENFSVAGRIMALRSFGKVTFIHIQDHTERIQVFVQRDVLGREQYQLFKKFDIGDIAGVRGGLFRTKTGELTIKAEYLQLLSKSFRPLPEKYHGLKDVETRYRQRYVDLLVNPGARRIFTVRTRIIRHIRNFLDSKGFMEVETPMMQAIPGGATAKPFKTHHNALDMRLYLRVAPELYLKRLLVGGFEKVYEINRNFRNEGISTQHNPEFTMLEFYWAYSDFKDLMVLTEEMFSTLAQSMFNTTIITYQNNQIDLTPPWTKMSFYESLETIGGLSSEIYKDKEKAGALVKKLGENVQTGEKLGKIQAKLFDILVEPKLVQPHFIYHYPTDISPLSRKNEDDPTVTDRFELFITGREIANAFSELNDPVDQKERFEEQVREKEAGDDEAHFMDEDYVRALEYAMPPAGGQGIGIDRLVMLFTDSSSIREVILFPLLRPEVTGS
- a CDS encoding quaternary amine ABC transporter ATP-binding protein; this encodes MEKIQLKNVCKIFGDHPKKALSMLEQGKNKDEIQAKTGCVVGVNKASFHVEEGEIVVVMGLSGSGKSTLVRCINRLFEPTAGEVIVDGQDVRKLNKEQLRQFRREKFGMVFQNFALFPHRTVIHNVEFGLEIQGADQTVRRKKSEKSLELVGLGGWGEKYPSELSGGMQQRVGLARALALDPDILLMDEAFSALDPLIRRDMQDELISLQQTMRKTIVFISHDLDEALKLGDRIVLMKDGAVVQIGTPEDILTKPSNDYVAKFVEEVDITKVLTAESIMKKSQDVAYIGTDGPRAAMRKMKNNAIASLFVLDKSNIIKGIVFADEVAKLIEKGEKSLEPVINKDIQTVTPETPASDLFAVMQGISYPVAVVDENNKLKGIIVKGLLMAAIAERGGDI
- a CDS encoding ABC transporter permease, which translates into the protein MSFQLPRIPLGDMIESVLDFLVNNLAFATKAFSAVADQGIRVMETAMMAVHPILMIIIITALVFYLTRQRGVTVFTFLGLGLIWNLGLWSATVSTISLVLVATLIAISIGIPIGIFCALNNNAFRVVRPILDFMQTLPAFVYLIPAIPFFGLGRVAAIFATVIFSMPPAIRFTTLGIKQVPKELVECADAFGADRWQKLFKIQLPLAKTTIMGGVNQTIMLALSMVVIAAMIGARGLGGEVWRAIQRLQPGAGFEAGIGIVIVAIILDRVLQKLAKQ
- a CDS encoding glycine betaine ABC transporter substrate-binding protein, yielding MFKKGLLLFSMLALILCFSPAKAEAKGTVTMTYVEWDCAVASTYLAQAILQEKLGYNVEVLPVGAAAMWQALATGDADAMVTAWLPVTHATYYEQLEGQVENLGPLAHGAKIGLVVPEYVTISSIQEMNDHADKFNNRIVGIDPGAGIMGLTEEVIVNYGLTNFELVEGSGATMAAALQDAVNNNQWVAVTGWSPHWKFGRWDLKYLEDPQGVYGEEEHIATVVRTGLEQDMPEVYSFLDNFYWTQGQMAEVMVMNQERGADPYESAKKFMNDNPDLVNEWLGR
- a CDS encoding HD family phosphohydrolase — protein: MQKARISGIIDNLNRIALSLESQGSAPEDLGRDLQYYGNELKSLLSDQVSFFKKLTTIGLSLSKEKNISDILERILKSSRDLTGADGGSLYLADWEKKVLTFEIVQNQAMNISLRADKFSMDKFAPVPLYHDNQQPNTKNVSSYVALKGEKVNIPDVYQAEGFDFSGTRAYDQKSGYRSKSMLVIPMQNHEDKIIGVLQLINAIDPETGAIVPFTNDAEEIVGALASQAAVVLTKTQLIQELENLFDAFIKSIACAIDGKSYHTGRHVDRVVELALTIARAINETQEGPLAKITFSGDELDELRVASWLHDVGKIATPEYILDKRFKLESIWDKGELIKSRFSYIALCMENEFLRQNITKDESKLDSSELEKKKQLLMEEMQFVLECNSTGRFITDDEIHKLQKIASKSYTCNGQQFPYITPDELDLLSIRKGNLSPVERQAIENHALITRKILEQLPFPKKLSRVADIASMHHERIDGSGYPLGLKDDEILFQAKIVAVADVFEALTARDRPYKKPIPLTKALQILEFMKKDRHLDSDIVDFFIENRIYENYETHYLKQAPNNEG
- a CDS encoding HlyD family type I secretion periplasmic adaptor subunit, whose translation is MDNTFIENLERKTRAGRSSKLLFLTLSLFCVAFVLWSAIGRLDIVSMAEGHVIPSTRVRTVQHLEGGIVREILVREGQVVTTGQPLIILEQIVSDAFFEEVQSRITALRLDLNRLEALRQGFDTPAYPEDLLLDHPDLVERSMSHFMAVKDAFHSNAVSQSELIRQREHQVREIVTRRENARHNLTLLQEQIALSQELLDEQLTTRYKHLAYLREESALKSRIEEDGALLEAARAALSEARANLQKIRTAHHKDIEDQLKKTRQDLEEIMQRQRRHADSLDRTVLRSPVEGVIKTLHVTTVGGVIRSGMDVAEIVPAGDKLVVEAMLPVGDIGYVHEGQEATVRLASRESIMFGKLNGKVVHVAPDTTVTPEGRAFYAVRIQTEKDRFAHKDMEYRLYPGMIMQVAIHTGSRTVLQYILDPLMGTMSGVLQER